The Salarias fasciatus chromosome 11, fSalaFa1.1, whole genome shotgun sequence genomic interval CTGCCTGCCGATGTGAGACGCACGACACAGTCTTAAAAGAAGCGCTCTCTCTTGTCTTAAGGTGGTCCCCGGTTCCACGAAGGGGGCTTCATGGTCGATTTGAACGCCGATCACGGCGCCACCTTAAATAAGAAGATCCGCTCTGCTCAGCTGGCCCAGTACAACTACATATTAGGTAATGATGAGGAGGAACGTCGGGTTTTATCGGTACTCCCCTCCAGCTAAGCATTTCAGAcgtgtctcctgtgtgtgttttcgtgcAGTGGTGGGGGACAAGGAGTGCGAGAGCGGCACTGTGAGCGTGAGGAGCAGAGCGGGCAAGCAGCTGGGGAGGAGGCCGACGGAGGAGGTGCTGACGGCCCTCACACAGCTGCGAGACTCCAGGAGCAACCTGGACCAGTTCTGACGAAGAATAATGggctctgtttattttttaatgtgaaactcGGTtacgttttttgtgttttcagaaga includes:
- the LOC115397170 gene encoding threonine--tRNA ligase, cytoplasmic-like, which translates into the protein MVDLNADHGATLNKKIRSAQLAQYNYILVVGDKECESGTVSVRSRAGKQLGRRPTEEVLTALTQLRDSRSNLDQF